The Arachis ipaensis cultivar K30076 chromosome B05, Araip1.1, whole genome shotgun sequence nucleotide sequence GTGTCCACCCACTAGCATCCTTGTGTTGTTTCAGCACCTTAATGAGCTCCTCCTCTTGTTCCTTGCTCAAGGTTGAATTGACGATTATTGGATAAGTGTCATTGTTCCCCAAGTAAGCATACTTCAAATTTGGAGGTAGGGTCTTTAGTTCTAGCTTGGGTGCTTCTTCTTTCTCCTTGCTTGCCTTGTCTAACATGATTGTGATGTCTATGCTTTCTTGTGGTAATTCACTGCATGATGCTAGTTGCTCTTACTTCATTTCATCTTCAAGTTTGTCTTCTTCTAGAACTCCTTGGACCAGTATCTCCATTATGTCTACCATCATACACTCTCCAATGGACTCTTTGGGATAGCTCATAGCAGTAAAAACATTGAACACCATCTTTTCTTCATGAAGCCTGAGGACCAATTctcccttttgtacatcaatTATAGCTCCAGCTATTGCCAAAAATGGCCTCCCTAGTATGATTGACGCATTTGCCTCTTTTTCCATGTCAAGCACTATAAAATTTACTGGGAAGATGAAGTCACCCACCTTAACTAACAAGTCCTCCACTACTCCATAGGGGAACTTGAATGTTCTGTCTGCTAGTTGAAGTGCCATCCTTGGTGGCTTGGCCTCTTCAATTCTCATTCTCTTCATCATGGCCAAGGACATAAGGTTGATGCTAGCACCCAAATCACACAATGCTTTCTCAATGGTAATGTCTCCTATGATGCATGGGATTTGAAagcttccaagatctttcatcttttGGGGAAGCTttttttgtatgatggcactacattcttctgTGAGCACTACAGTTTCCTTTTCTCCCCAGTTCCTTTTCTTGGTCATGAGCTCCTTTAGaaatttagcatagagtggcatttacTCTAATGCTTAAGCAAAAGGGATTttgatttggagcctc carries:
- the LOC107640624 gene encoding uncharacterized protein LOC107640624 — translated: MPLYAKFLKELMTKKRNWGEKETVVLTEECSAIIQKKLPQKMKDLGSFQIPCIIGDITIEKALCDLGASINLMSLAMMKRMRIEEAKPPRMALQLADRTFKFPYGVVEDLLVKVGDFIFPVNFIVLDMEKEANASIILGRPFLAIAGAIIDVQKGELVLRLHEEKMVFNVFTAMSYPKESIGECMMVDIMEILVQGVLEEDKLEDEMK